In one window of Erythrolamprus reginae isolate rEryReg1 chromosome 1, rEryReg1.hap1, whole genome shotgun sequence DNA:
- the CCDC86 gene encoding coiled-coil domain-containing protein 86, whose protein sequence is MAALIPEEHLQADRLSPEPERGEKLQQLGNEEGAVEAGSGKLQVTALGKKRKEAPSIPKGKPKSGRVWKDPGKKRFSHMTQDKPLHTSWEQKMKIRQEKKLIKDFAQELKQQKQREREEKKQRRRDNLKRRLENERKAEVVQVIRNPLKLKRAKKKHLRRIEKRDTLALLQNSQAQRKAAKQ, encoded by the exons ATGGCAGCGCTTATCCCCGAGGAGCACCTGCAAGCCGACCGACTGTCTCCAGAGCCGGAACGGGGTGAGAAACTTCAGCAGCTGGGGAACGAAGAAGGGGCTGTGGAAGCTGGATCTGGGAAGCTGCAAGTAACTGCTTTGGGTAAGAAGCGGAAGGAGGCGCCATCTATCCCCAAAGGAAAGCCTAAATCTGGGCGGGTATGGAAAGATCCCGGCAAAAAGCG GTTTTCCCACATGACCCAAGATAAACCTTTACATACATCCTGGgaacaaaaaatgaaaatacgTCAGGAAAAGAAGTTGATAAAAGATTTTGCCCAGGAgctaaaacaacaaaaacaaagggAACGTGAG gaGAAAAAACAACGAAGGAGGGATAATTTAAAAAGAAGGCTAGAAAATGAGAGGAAAGCGGAGGTTGTGCAAGTG attcGAAATCCCTTGAAACTGAAGCGtgcaaaaaagaaacatttgcgGCGCATTGAGAAGCGAGACACACTGGCCTTGCTGCAGAACTCCCAGGCACAACGTAAAGCAGCCAAGCAATAA